The following are encoded in a window of Bradyrhizobium sp. WBOS07 genomic DNA:
- a CDS encoding DUF3830 family protein, translated as MSKLVIRAGDFTFDARFEEQLAPKTVAAFRNVLPFESHVIHVRWSGEGVWMPLGDLDFGVGYENHTSYPAPGQIILYPGGISETEILLAYGSVHFASKMGQLAGNHFITLTSGLENLATLGKSVLWKGALPIRFEEV; from the coding sequence ATGAGCAAGCTCGTTATCCGCGCCGGCGATTTCACCTTCGATGCCCGCTTCGAGGAGCAGCTGGCACCCAAGACTGTCGCCGCCTTTCGCAATGTGCTGCCGTTCGAAAGCCACGTCATCCATGTGCGCTGGAGCGGCGAGGGCGTGTGGATGCCGCTCGGCGACCTCGATTTCGGCGTCGGCTACGAGAACCACACCAGCTATCCCGCGCCCGGCCAGATCATACTCTATCCCGGCGGCATCAGCGAGACCGAGATCCTGTTGGCCTATGGCAGCGTCCATTTCGCGAGCAAGATGGGCCAGCTTGCCGGCAACCATTTCATCACGCTGACCTCCGGCCTGGAGAATCTGGCAACGCTGGGCAAGAGCGTGCTGTGGAAGGGCGCCCTGCCGATTCGCTTTGAGGAAGTCTGA
- the uraD gene encoding 2-oxo-4-hydroxy-4-carboxy-5-ureidoimidazoline decarboxylase, translating into MSQLSLSDLNAAAKPDFVAALANVVEYSPWIAEQLADKRPFAGINQLHTALMAAIQSADPDVQLALIRAHPDLASKTRRAEGLTADSTHEQSSAGLDRLSDAEYAAFERVNNAYRAKFGFPYIVCVRRHTRDSVLRDFEVRLRNIAKTETRRAIEEIGRISALRLDQLVIADDALKVHGRLSTHVLDNHVGRPAAGIPVELVELSALGENRVIARAVTNADGRTDQPLIGGRPLPIGRYELRFSIAGYYAERNVQLTDPPFLDEIPLRFAISEPEGHYHVPLLVTPWSYSTYRGS; encoded by the coding sequence ATGTCGCAGCTTTCCCTGTCCGATCTCAATGCCGCTGCAAAGCCTGATTTCGTGGCGGCGCTTGCCAACGTCGTCGAATATTCGCCGTGGATCGCCGAGCAGCTGGCCGACAAGCGGCCGTTCGCCGGCATCAACCAGCTGCACACGGCACTGATGGCGGCGATCCAAAGCGCCGACCCCGATGTGCAGCTCGCGCTGATCCGGGCGCATCCCGATCTCGCCAGCAAGACCCGGCGCGCGGAAGGCCTCACGGCGGACTCGACCCATGAGCAGAGCAGCGCCGGCCTCGATCGGCTGTCGGATGCCGAATACGCCGCCTTCGAGCGCGTCAACAATGCCTATCGCGCCAAGTTCGGCTTTCCCTATATCGTCTGCGTGCGCCGGCACACCCGGGATTCCGTACTGCGCGATTTCGAGGTCCGGTTGCGCAATATCGCCAAGACCGAGACGCGGCGTGCGATCGAGGAGATCGGCCGCATCTCCGCGCTGCGGCTCGATCAGCTCGTCATTGCCGACGACGCGTTGAAGGTGCATGGCCGCTTGTCGACCCATGTGCTGGACAATCATGTCGGCAGGCCTGCGGCGGGCATCCCGGTGGAGCTTGTCGAACTTTCCGCGCTCGGCGAGAACCGCGTCATCGCGCGCGCGGTCACCAATGCGGACGGCCGCACCGATCAGCCGCTGATCGGTGGCCGGCCGCTGCCGATCGGCCGTTACGAGCTCAGATTCAGCATTGCCGGATACTACGCCGAGCGCAATGTGCAGCTCACCGATCCGCCCTTCCTCGACGAAATCCCGCTGCGCTTCGCGATCAGCGAGCCGGAAGGCCACTATCACGTGCCGCTGCTGGTCACGCCGTGGAGCTATTCGACCTATCGCGGCAGCTAG
- the puuE gene encoding allantoinase PuuE gives MTDNSYPRDLRGYGRNPPHPQWPGDARIAVQFVVNFEEGGENNILHGDRASEAFLSDVLGAQPWPGQRHANIESMFEYGSRAGFWRLWRMFGERSWPTTVFGVATALKRNPEIVAAMNEAGWDIASHSLKWIEHKDMTEAQERAEIAEAIRVHTEATGARPLGWYTGRSSINTNRLLMEEGGFLYLCDSYADDLPYWIKGANGKQLVIPYALDANDMRFINPQGFAEGEQFFTYLKDAFDVLYAEGETAPKMMSVGLHCRLAGRPGRAAGLIRFLDYIGRHERLWVPTRLQIAQHWHARHAHLAADAFEIG, from the coding sequence GTGACCGATAACAGCTACCCGCGCGATCTCCGCGGTTACGGCCGCAACCCGCCGCACCCGCAATGGCCCGGCGATGCCCGCATCGCGGTGCAGTTCGTCGTCAATTTCGAGGAAGGCGGCGAGAACAACATCCTGCACGGCGACCGCGCCTCGGAAGCGTTCCTGTCCGACGTGCTCGGCGCGCAGCCGTGGCCCGGCCAGCGCCACGCCAATATCGAATCGATGTTCGAATACGGCTCGCGCGCCGGGTTCTGGCGGCTGTGGCGGATGTTCGGCGAACGCAGCTGGCCGACCACGGTGTTCGGCGTCGCCACCGCGCTCAAGCGCAACCCCGAGATCGTTGCGGCGATGAACGAGGCGGGCTGGGATATCGCCAGTCATAGCCTGAAATGGATCGAGCACAAGGACATGACCGAGGCGCAGGAGCGCGCCGAGATCGCGGAGGCGATCCGCGTCCATACCGAAGCCACCGGCGCGCGGCCGCTCGGCTGGTACACCGGACGTTCCTCGATCAACACCAACCGTCTGCTGATGGAGGAGGGCGGCTTTCTCTATCTCTGCGATTCCTATGCCGACGATCTGCCCTATTGGATCAAGGGCGCGAACGGCAAGCAGCTCGTCATTCCCTATGCGCTGGATGCCAACGACATGCGCTTCATCAACCCGCAGGGGTTTGCAGAAGGCGAGCAGTTCTTCACTTACCTCAAGGATGCCTTCGACGTGCTCTATGCCGAAGGCGAGACCGCGCCCAAGATGATGTCGGTCGGCCTGCATTGCCGCCTCGCCGGCCGGCCCGGCCGCGCTGCGGGCCTGATCCGCTTCCTCGACTATATCGGCAGGCACGAGCGTCTCTGGGTACCGACGCGGTTGCAGATCGCGCAGCACTGGCACGCCAGGCACGCGCATCTTGCCGCCGACGCATTCGAGATCGGTTGA
- a CDS encoding molybdopterin-dependent oxidoreductase yields the protein MSFEINGRSFSQEPRAGQCLRTFLRELGHFGVKKGCDAGDCGACTVLLDGEPVHSCLIPAFRAEGRPVTTIEGLGGDHGTHPMQQAFLDAQGFQCGFCTAGMILTCASLNQAQRTDLGTALKGNICRCTGYRSIEDALLGKTNVETGVEAGAAFGRSLPAPAGPDIVRGTVRYTFDTTIDGLLHVKLARSPHAHARIVAIDKSDALKIPGVHAVLTHEDAPSVLISTARHEMDWMDPEDTRILDDVVRFIGQRVAAIVADSEAAAEEACRRLKVDYEILPALIDPEQAMAPGAPVLHPDRTTANRIADPQRNLAAETHGEFGNVASALAASAVTYEGTFHSHRVQHAALETHGGLAWLDESGVLNVRSSTQVPFLTRRALSNIFRLPMDKIRVFCERVGGGFGGKQEMFVEDILALAALKTGRPVKLEFTREEQFIATSTRHPMRIHIKAGADAGGKLTALQLDLLSNTGAYGNHAGPVMFHALAESIAVYNCPNKRVDGFAVYTNTVPAGAFRGYGLPQALIAVEAAIDELAKQLGIGGYEMRRRNIIRPGDPMLSPPPSEYHDVVYGSYGLDQCLDLVERAMQADGSQPDLSPEWLIGDGVALTMIHTVPPAGHIADAMMVLNEHGGFELSVGTAEFGNGTSTVHRQIAATTLATTVDRIHLRQSDTAHGGHDTGAYGSAGTFVAGKATHAASMQLATELKAAAAGAWLCDVETCVLEDNAVACGVRRMSFVELAKLGGERGRPFTGSGNSGGTPRSVGFNVQGFRIAVNRGTGELRILKSVHAADAGVIANPMQCRGQVEGGVAQALGAALYEEMVIDAEGRVINPKFRDYHLPSFADVPRTEVFFAETSDSIGPLGAKSMSESPYNPVAAALGNAIADATGIRFTAPPFKPDRLFPALLDKFGG from the coding sequence GCACCGTGCTGCTCGACGGCGAGCCGGTGCATAGCTGCCTGATCCCGGCTTTCCGCGCCGAGGGACGCCCCGTGACCACGATCGAAGGTCTTGGCGGAGACCACGGCACGCATCCGATGCAGCAGGCTTTCCTCGACGCGCAAGGCTTTCAATGCGGCTTCTGCACCGCCGGCATGATCCTCACCTGCGCCTCGCTGAACCAGGCCCAGCGCACCGATCTCGGCACGGCGCTGAAGGGCAATATCTGCCGTTGCACCGGCTACCGCTCGATCGAGGATGCGTTGCTCGGCAAGACCAACGTCGAGACAGGTGTCGAGGCCGGCGCCGCCTTCGGCCGCAGCCTGCCTGCGCCCGCCGGCCCCGACATCGTGCGTGGCACCGTGCGCTACACCTTCGACACCACAATCGACGGCCTGCTCCATGTCAAGCTGGCGCGTTCGCCTCACGCCCACGCCAGGATCGTCGCGATCGACAAGTCGGACGCGCTGAAGATTCCCGGCGTGCACGCGGTGCTGACGCACGAGGATGCGCCTTCGGTCCTGATCTCGACTGCGCGGCATGAGATGGACTGGATGGATCCGGAGGACACCCGCATTCTCGACGACGTCGTCCGCTTCATCGGACAGCGGGTTGCTGCAATCGTCGCCGACAGCGAGGCCGCCGCCGAGGAGGCGTGCCGCCGGCTTAAGGTCGATTACGAGATTCTGCCGGCGTTGATCGATCCCGAGCAGGCGATGGCGCCGGGCGCGCCCGTCCTTCATCCCGATCGAACCACCGCGAACCGCATCGCCGATCCCCAGCGCAACCTCGCGGCGGAGACGCATGGCGAATTCGGCAACGTCGCCTCGGCGCTCGCCGCCTCCGCCGTGACTTACGAGGGCACTTTCCATAGTCATCGCGTGCAGCATGCGGCGCTGGAGACCCATGGCGGCCTCGCCTGGCTCGATGAGTCCGGCGTGCTCAATGTCCGCAGCTCGACCCAGGTGCCGTTCCTGACCCGCCGCGCGCTGTCGAACATTTTCCGGCTTCCCATGGACAAGATTCGCGTGTTCTGCGAACGCGTCGGCGGCGGCTTTGGCGGCAAGCAGGAGATGTTCGTCGAGGACATCCTGGCGCTCGCTGCGTTGAAGACTGGCCGCCCTGTGAAGCTGGAGTTCACCCGCGAGGAGCAGTTCATCGCGACCTCGACGCGGCACCCGATGCGGATCCATATCAAGGCCGGCGCCGACGCCGGCGGCAAGCTCACCGCGCTCCAGCTCGATCTGCTCTCCAACACCGGCGCTTACGGCAATCACGCCGGGCCCGTGATGTTCCACGCCCTGGCGGAATCCATTGCCGTGTACAACTGCCCGAACAAGCGGGTCGATGGCTTTGCGGTTTATACCAATACGGTGCCGGCGGGGGCGTTTCGCGGTTACGGCCTGCCACAGGCGCTCATCGCCGTGGAAGCCGCAATCGACGAGCTGGCGAAGCAACTCGGCATCGGCGGCTACGAGATGCGCCGGCGCAACATCATCAGGCCCGGCGATCCCATGCTGTCGCCACCGCCGTCCGAGTATCACGACGTCGTCTACGGCTCCTACGGGCTCGACCAGTGTCTCGACCTGGTCGAGCGCGCCATGCAGGCCGATGGATCCCAGCCGGACCTGTCGCCGGAATGGCTGATCGGCGACGGCGTCGCGCTGACCATGATCCACACGGTGCCGCCGGCCGGACATATCGCCGACGCCATGATGGTGCTCAACGAGCACGGCGGCTTCGAGCTCAGCGTCGGCACCGCCGAGTTCGGCAACGGCACCAGCACCGTGCACCGGCAGATCGCGGCGACCACACTTGCGACCACCGTCGACAGGATCCACCTGCGCCAGTCCGACACCGCCCATGGCGGCCATGACACCGGCGCCTATGGCAGTGCGGGCACCTTCGTCGCCGGCAAGGCGACCCATGCGGCTTCGATGCAGCTCGCGACCGAGCTGAAGGCGGCCGCCGCCGGCGCGTGGCTGTGCGACGTCGAGACCTGTGTGCTCGAGGACAATGCGGTCGCCTGCGGCGTTCGGCGCATGTCCTTTGTGGAGCTGGCAAAGCTCGGCGGCGAACGCGGGCGACCATTCACAGGCAGCGGCAATTCCGGCGGCACGCCGCGCTCGGTCGGCTTCAACGTGCAGGGCTTTCGCATCGCCGTGAACCGGGGCACCGGCGAGCTCAGGATTCTCAAAAGCGTGCACGCCGCCGACGCAGGCGTCATTGCCAATCCCATGCAGTGCCGCGGTCAGGTCGAAGGCGGCGTCGCTCAAGCGCTCGGCGCCGCGCTCTACGAGGAGATGGTGATCGATGCCGAGGGGCGCGTCATCAACCCGAAATTCCGCGACTACCACCTGCCCTCATTCGCCGACGTGCCCCGCACCGAGGTGTTCTTCGCCGAGACGTCCGACAGCATCGGTCCGTTGGGCGCGAAGTCGATGAGCGAGAGCCCGTACAATCCGGTCGCTGCCGCGCTCGGCAATGCCATTGCCGATGCCACCGGCATCCGCTTCACCGCACCGCCGTTCAAGCCGGACCGGCTGTTTCCGGCGCTGCTCGACAAGTTCGGCGGCTAG